A stretch of DNA from Scomber japonicus isolate fScoJap1 chromosome 19, fScoJap1.pri, whole genome shotgun sequence:
GGGGAAACTTTTGAAGTGGAGCGTGCTCACAGATCCCTGTTACAACGCCCAGCAGACGGTGCTAGACCCCCGCGCCATTGTGATCCGACTCCTCCGCTCCTCTGACACGGTCAAGATCATCAACGCAGCCCAGGACAAAAACTCACTGCAATACGGCAACTCGACTATCATGATTTTCAGAGATATGTCTACAGCCCTGTACAATTATTTGGCTGCTTAATCCAGAGCTGTATGGACTTGGATTAAAAATTTAGAGCACTCTCCAGCCTGGAAACAGATTGAACAATCCCATACAGCAGAAATATTGTCAAGCATTCCATTTATTCACTCCTATCACAATCAAAAAAAGGTAACTCAAAACCCAATGATAAAACACACATCTAAAATATGGCATGAAATCAGAGCAAAGTTCCAAAGTGTTCGTGCAATATACAGGTCTACTCCATTTCATTTTAATCCTGTGCTACCTGGGGCACTGAGGGATGGCATTACCAGAGACTGGTTTAACCTGAGTATGTACATTTGGACACCTATATGAGCTCGATAATCTGAAATCCTTTGAACAACTGAGAACCTCTTTTGGGCTCCCCTCGGCACACTTTTTCAAGTTTCTACAAGTTAGAGACTACATTAGAGTGTAGCAGGGTGGGAAACTTACCTCTCTAGAGGATTTTCAAATAGAGAGTATGATACAAGACAAGCATAATCCTAAAGGCTTTTTATCCTATTCCTATGACAGACTCATGAGCCTGGCAGAAAACAAAACTCTTAATGTAAAAGTTAAGTGGGAAATGGACATTGATTATGCTTTCGAGGACTTTGAATGGGAGGAAATTTGTAAGAGCTCTCAGTCATTCTCCTACAACAGTAGACACAAACTCTTGCAGTTTAATCTTATTCACAGGGTTTATCTGACTCCTCAGCGCCTTCATAGAATAAGCAGTAGCTACTCGGAATACTGTCCCAGATGTAAGACTGAAGCAGGTACTCTTCTGCATATGTTCTGGACATGTAGAAGTCTGGAGCAGTACTGGAGATCCATCCTGGACATAGTTAAAACAATTGTGGGGGTGGAAATCCCAACCAACCCACGACTGACACTACTTGGGGATATATCAGTTTTACCAAACAATAAGAGAGGCAATATTCGCTTTATCAGACTAGCCCTGGTCGCAGCTAATAAATGTATAGCCATCTACTGGAAGAACGAGGAGTCCCCTGAGGTCTCTTTATGGCTTAAAGAGCTCTCCTCATACTTAACGTCAGAGAAGATCATGTTTAATCTTAAGAAAAAAGCCGTCACTTTTTGATAAATGTTGGGGAGGATTTGTAACCTTTTTACGTAATAGAATATCTCCTAATTGTGATGCTCATGGTCAAACTTGAAAACTGTGCTGCAGTGTCCTGTAGGGAGTTGCCGGCACTAGTGGGAGTTTGGGGCTTCCATGTGGCTCTATACCTATACCTAAAGTGTAGGAAAGCGGAAAACTACAAGGTTGAATGTAACACAATGCTATATAAGACAAATATATAGCTTCACCCAAGCCTTTTCCTGTTAGTACCTTTATCTCCCTTGTACCTACaaacttttgtatttttgtattattttttttttatatatatatattatttttattttatctttttattattattattattattatgattattttatcctgttttgttttttatttctttctttttcttctctctcgtTTTATCTGCGTGCGCCACAGAcgtttggggtggggggtgggagagGTATGATGCTTAATTAGGATGACTTCATTacattgttgttggttttttttgtggttgtcGTACTTGTTATTGTTTTGAAAAATTTCAATAAacaaattgttaaaaaaaaagaatcgaAATAAACATTTaccgcaaaaaaaaaaagaactaaagATCTCAATAATTAACCAACGTGACAAAGCATGACAAAGCGAAACTTTCACATTAGTTGATGAGTAGTTGTCTGTTAAAACAGCATGCATATCAATCTTCTCTGCTGCTTATGTTGTTAGGTGTGAGAAATGGAGAGCAGAACATTCTGTGACTGCTTGGTGcagttttgttttcacatttaccCAAATCAGACAGTTTTCTCTGCAGCTCACGTGTCTCGCTGGTCAGGTTGGCAAATTCTGCCAACTGCTGATTTCTTTCCATGGTCCAGTTGCTTTTGTCTTGACTGGCTGCCATAGCAAGAGACCAACATGGATCTATCACTCACATCATGTATTTGGGTATTGTATCATAGTTGGCTAGGTGAATTTAGAAAACTTACATAGGACCAGCAGGACAATGACTgcaatgaggaggagaagacacaacagacccacacacactgcaacagcCTTGAGAGGGTTTCTCTTGGTTGAACTTTCATAGACTGGAACATCTGTGGGAACAAATTACTCATGATAGTTAGACTTAATTTCAGCCCTGCTCTAATTTAGGATTTTCAGTTAAAAGACCGGTTCACAAAtgttcaagtgtgtcttaaaacaacagtcaggtgtccacatCAACACTGAAGCAgggttttcttgctgtaatcattcctcctgttcatattgaccattAGAAGAACTCCTTCAAAAGTGTCTACAATGtgaatgatggaggaaaaaatCTACAGTTCTTCTTTAagcaaaaatgtatataaaggttaaataatattataaataaatataatatgtttatattttccacAATTACAGTCTTTACAGTCTTTTACAGTTAAGCAAGTTTGGCCCAAACATTCAGTGTACATCATGAAGGGATCTCTTAATCAGAGAAAAACAATCACTGTTCAACTGGatacttgaaaaaatgtgaacctgtcctttaataaCTAGTTATGATATGGAGGACTTTGTTAAAAATTAGTTTACACAATTTTACAAAATGCCATGGCTTTGTAGGCAGACCGTTTTTATATTCACTTTTTAGCCACAATtcatatctaaaaaaaaacgatcgacataaaatgtaacattacaAATACATTGAAAAAGTAGGTAATCTTACAGTTATGTTATCCTATATAAAGTATTATAACatatgagacacacacagacagacagacagattgatACTTTGCTGTTGGTCCTCAATGGCGTCCTGTAATTTCGGATTCCTCTCTCTCCAAAATTCGTCATGAATGACATAAATATTCCCAGCATTATCACAGGAGTCTGCTTTTTCATCCTTCTTATATGTAACTTTTTTGGTGAGGTCAGACATCACTGCACAGTCTCTCTACACTACAGACAATGTTTGGCTGCCAGATGTACTCTCTTCTCCTTGGACCAGTCCTATGAGAAAACAAGTGGATTTTAGCATTTATATGACTGTACTAGAGCTTTTAGAAATGTGGAAGTAATTGAAGGTTTAATTTGAGTTAAGTTAGAAATCAATGAAACAGGAtcctgttttatttagtttttttttcttccttaatTCAAATTGAACCTTCAAATTACTTCTGCATTTCTACAGTGACTTGtgacacagtgacagtgatgcttgcagtaaataaaaacagaaagacaatcattaatcagtttttttcccccactacTAACAAAAAGCCtgtgataatgtttttttaagccaGTATCTCTTTGTGAGTAATAACATATGATCTATGATGTTGATGTGtatgacattttcttttttcctgtcttttggTGAAGTGGATATTCATCCAAAAATAACAAACTGATGAGAAAATGGTAGAACAGAAACCACATGTGGATATATAATTTTAGTAGGCAATGGTCAGCTTTCTTAAGTTAAGTGTGTCAATACAAATGAGGATATATTCTTTCATTTCAGAAGTGCACTCTCCAGACATTGACACTTCAGACACCACAGGATCAAATTGAACATGCAATACAGCTGATCAACTTATTACCACATCAAGCAGAGAAGAATGGATTGAGAtactgtttattaaaatgtgataCAGCATCTTTAAATTCAGCATCACACACTTAGAGTCACAATTGAGAGTAAAAGAGATTCTTgatctggtaaaaaaaaaataggactGTCTTTTGAAAGCTGTACAAATTAAAGCTGTTCTCAGGTCAGCAGTTTATTGTCACGGTTGTGTAGCGGGTAGACCCAAAAAGCAGACAGTCTTGGAAAAAGGACACTTTATTGGCCAACTCAGGcgaaaacaataaaataactcCATGGGCAGCAAAGAACACACAATAGGAACTAACTCACAGACCAAACAGGAACTAATATATAACTCAGAGAAAACAGGAACAAATAATGGTACTTTTACCTGAGTAGgatatttcagtactctttgCACCTCTGTTGATGTCCCTACATTCATTTAATAattctttatttgtctgtggTAATTCATcaattagcacacacacacacacacactcacacacgttgcaacccagtctcacagcaaAACGTATCAAGACAGAAGAACTGACACTGCTGAAGCAAAATATTGTCACATTCATTTGTCACATGACAGATATTTACtcattgtttttaataataatttgttcagaaatgtgtttttttagctTTGCCTTAAAAATTGTAACATttagcttttttaaatataattgttaataaaaaataatttacagcTCTAATTACATTGAACATCTGGCCAGGCATGTGCAAGCAGCTgctttaaatccatgtttttattcaaatggTCATCTATAGATTTGACTAAATCTGAGTGAAAACAACAcagtcatgtgtttgtgtgtcacaaAGCACTGAATACATGGAGCTGAGAGACATTTATCTTTATTACTGAATGAATGCAGAGCCCGTTCAAACGTGCCTGGTCTGAACAGGTGGATTATTTGGACTCTTCTTTTGGAGACACTTCCATTTTAGTTAGATTATCTATAAAATAAAGATCACATCATCTCATTTTCTGGAAATGTAAGGGTTCTTTTTTAGGGCATTTTACATAGAGGGTGCTGCATTTGTTAGAAATGTTATAAGAAAAGTGTTAAGTTGGTTTAGTTGGTACAGGTGTTATATTTGGATTCATATGTGTCACAATATCAGAGAGTGAACCCAggagcattattattattattattatgacacaTGTCTTCATTTACACAGGATGAACATACCTGTTCTTTTACAGCAATACGCTGTTAACAGTGAGATGAAACCAGGAGGAAAGTAACACATGGGTACTGTTAAATAAGACAGGTAATGAAACATGGCTTGCAAATGAATAGAGGACAGTATTAACACTTATGAATTTATTTTAGCtactgaaaaatgtaaatgtcctGACAGCACTGATGGAGCTTGGGATTAGGTTTATATTTTCAGAgctcagtgcacacacacacacgcgcgcgcgcacacacacacacacacacacacctgttcttCTTTGGTGTTGATAATCAGCAGGTCTGCTGCTTTTTCAACAACTCCATACCAACACATCTAGGTCATTTTAGATGCAATCACATTTTTCACTGGTCTGCTGTACTTCATAATACAGGATGAGCAGAAGTGTGGAACACTGCATTGTCTTCCCCCATAGGCAAAATACAGCTAaatggctccatctggtggaaCGGAGAAAAACTACAATTTTTAAGCTCAGAGGAACTATTTTGTCTACACAGTGTATTATAGACCTATTATAAgtgataataatatattattatatcaataatttattgatataaaaAAGAATGCCCTTGGAGAATTTGATGCCATATGCATGAACACAGCCCAAATTatcaagaaaatgaaaattgaaaagccaaaaatgtccttagtgaaacacaaaggttaagcCCATATGTGTTCCAAATAAACCCATATCATAGCTGGGGAACACAAAGTTAACCATCTTGTGataacaaaataaatctttgttttatttttttatgagcCTGAACTTTAAATGAATCATGAGAGAGGTTGGTGTGGACTTACGTGGAAAAaatcatttgtaaaataaacttCCCATGGTCATATGGATGCAGGCCTCAAACATTCCTATTAGCATGACTGTCTGAGGTGATTATGTCCAATGCAGTATAATAGTGAGTTGGTAATAATTGAGTTTATACTGCATGCTTTTCaaacatctctctgtctctaactGGAGAAACATATACAGCTTCAAAAGTTCCAAAATAGTTCTAAAGATATCAGTAAGGCTTCTGCATAGGACAACAACACATCATTGTTACGCTAAAACTTCATACATTAGATTTCATCATTTCAAGTACTTTCCTTAGGGccctttttaatgtatttctgtgtgCAGGCAGTATCATAAGACTGCCATCGTctggacaaaataaaaagtgttttgggGACATTTTAGGCCCTGACACTCATTTTTAAGCATCCCTACAATACCACTAAGAGTGTTATGCTACcatattatttcttttttctaatttttacATATAATAGTTCACATGTTTGGGTCAAATACActgagaaacaaacaacaaacagcaatGTACATGGgtgaaaaatatgtatttatttggatgTTTATAAAGATGTTGATCACAGCACATGGTGAATATTTTACATTGATTCTAAAAAATTAAACAGGAAGGCCAAAAgtccttatttattttagttctcatctctgttactctacaggaTTATTCCAAATTTTATTGGATTGACATCACATATTAAAAAGCAGGAATCCACTGAATGTAGTGAGATTGTTTGCATTATCATAGAGTGCATACCCCTCTGGGAGGACCAAATGTATCACATCACCAACATTCAGCTCAAGAATAACAGCATTTGACAGAAACTCATTATCTgaatccttcctttcttgataATTCATTAATACAGATTTCTCATTGTGAAATAGTTGCACACCCATGTTGCTGGGGTACCTAAAACCAAGTACTGTAAATCTAAAATAGTACACTCCTTTCACAGGTGCAGTGAAGTAGCCAGTGGTTGAACTGTAAGCATTACCAACATTAGTGAAGACTTTGCTGAACCTGAGGTCTATTGGAGTATCATAAGGTCCTACATGTCCTGAGGTTTTCAAAGCAGTATAAAATGCCACCTTTGTACTCTCTTTGACTAGACTGTCCACTTGACTCTCAGTAGTGTTCATGCGAACCCTCAAAGATGAAAGCTGCTCTTCTTGGGCTGCGTTCTGGGCCTGCACCTCATCCATCTTAGGTTTTAGGAGTCGCAGCTCTTCTTCACTGATTTCCACTTTGGCTTGTGTGGACAACAGTTCAGCTGTCTGGTTTTCAAGATCAACCTTCAGTGTTTCCACTTGCTGTTCACTGGCATTAAGTCTCAGTTTGAGATCTGACAGCTCAGTGGActgctgcatgttttctttcctcagTTCATCTATTTGCGTTTCACTGTTTGTCAGTTTCTCCTTCATGACAGTGTGATCTCTTTTCAGCTCCTCCAAGCTGGCTTTAGTGAGGAGGAGATCCACCTTCTGCTCATCTGCCTGcatctctgtttctctgagCCTGGTTTCCATGTTCCTCAGCTCCACCTTCTGCTCCACCACCATGTCTCTCAGCAGTCTCATCTCCACCCAGATATCAGGGTTAGTACTGGTCTGGTAAATGGACTGATCAGCTGTGGTGTCAGGATTCAAAGATTGCTTTAATTCAGGCAGGACATCATGAAGTTTGGTCTCCTCGTCTTCACTTGCTTGCATCTCAAGAGCCTGTGAAACCAACAGGCAAAGCAGCAAAGCCAAAGCTGCCCTCATTGTGCTGTCTGTTGATGCCTTCAGGGAAAAGTGGATATACATGAATTACCTTCTTTATATAAGCCAAACGTTTTGCTGATGTCATGAGAACTGTGGCATATGTTTATCATAGATAGCTGGTAAAGTAGAAGGTGACACAAAGATAGAGACACATAAAAGCTCTAACAGGCTGTCATTAAATTCTCTCAACAAGGTAATGTGAGAAATCCCATGCTGTGCTATAGTTAATGAATTATTCTTAACATTCATGAgcaatattatttcattttgaaaaaataaaataatcgtATCTATATGCCctcagtaaatatatatatatatatatatatgtatagatagatagatagatagatagatatatatatatgtgtgtgtgtgtgtgttattacattatcatttttttcttgacaTTGCCATAAATACTGATAATTATACTTTATTGAGGTTGtgctaagtggtggtggtgtactgaggTGTTTCCGaatattttgcccctctcatatatgttaatggagtggacaaaattttatgaacaccattcaatataatgcaccctaatacactaccatcacccactatggcctcagtaataaacattaagcagaattatcaccttcttGGCAATGTTcaaaaatgtagaatttaatgcagagctgttgtattggattgaattagattgtaCTGGTGTACCTAATAATGAGGCCattaagtatatatatatatatatatatatatacatagagtaccagtcaaaagtttggacacactttctcattgatgtgaatggtaAACTTTTGACTAGCACTGTATAAAGACTGGCCCTGGTCTCTACAGTGAGTTTGAGTTTGTAGTGATTATGCACATGTGTGAAAAGCACAGGTTTGAAATTTTCCATTTCTTGTGTTTGCATCATTTATAGCTGAAACAACACTCTTGTACACCATTTGGGATTTTTCCCATAGCCTTGCAGGACAGAGAATTCCTAATAAAGCAGCTTGTACTGTTTCATTAGAGACTCTGCCAAACTGTGTGTCAACAACATATGCTGCAGCTCTCATGATGAAAGTCAGCTAAACACTTTGCTTTTAGAAAGAAGTTAAGCAAGCCCCACACAGCTTTATTTCACAGCATATCATTATGTCAAATAACAGTCAAGGTCTTCATTGTAATGACTTGGGAAGCATTTTTCACCACAAGATGGTATTATGTGTTTGGCTCCTTTGAGGAACTTGGTTTAATGTGGAGGGATTTTCTTCACTTGGAGTGGTGACAGCAGGGTTTAACTGGCAGATATAatcaatattatttaaaaaaacctgtTCTGTGTGAGGAGTGCATGTGACTGACACAGAAGTAACCCCAACCAGACACAACCAGGAAGAAAGCTGCTTTCACCCtcatatattgtttatttttccacaACTCCTGTTGCTTGCTCTTTCAGATAGAAGACAGTGactgtatttgtctgtttaatAAGCTGTAGCTGATAGAGATAAGTTTTTCTCCTCTCTATTCTCATGTAAGAGTGTGAAGAAATACATTCTGCTCTGCTGATTGACCAATTTTATTTTACTCAAAATAGTAACATAGGTTACCAACAAAATATATAGTGAGATACTGAGAGAGAAGCATTGGAACTGTCAgcatttctttttcaaatgaatgtattgaaatcattgttttatttacatagaCTGTGATTTTTCAACATGGACTCCGTTTCTAACCCTAAACTCAAGTTTACCTGATGATACTGATACTATTTTTATAGTATGTTCTTTTTTGCTACTCCACTTAAATATTTACTCCACTACATGTATTTTCCACTTGTACTTTTTCAGATTaaggttttattacaaattGTAATATTTCAAGTGTTGTTTGGACTGTTTGCTGGTAactttattagtattattttaaaagatagGATATGCTTATACAATATGATGCAGTACAATTACTATTATCATGACACATGACTGGCAGGTTGGCAGATTGGCAGCTGGGATGGGAGACGGAGGCGATTGGACCAAACCCAACACCTCTGGAAGTGATGCAACTAGAGAGGAAACCTCTGGAGGGTCAACATAAGGTTTGGAACGACAGGTCAGATTAGAGGTAGGTagattttttgtattttatttcacttattctttttctttttctatttatagttttcaggaagaaaaagagatatAGATGATAACATTTATTCGAAATTAATCAAAGTACAGATACATCACAGCTTATCATTGTCTGCAAGCAAAGCCATTGATCATGTTTCAGTGCTGTCTTAAGCTGAAAGTGGTAAATGGATCTTATCTTCATGTCTTCCACATACAGTAGTTATATATAGTAGTAAATGCCATGGTGGTGTGGAAGCTGAtaaggaccaaaataaatcactgctaccactaatgtttgcagtagtcatacaaTGCAATAAAAGTGAACAATCAAAAACAATATTTGTCCTGGCTCTCCGGTCAATTCCTAGATCCGCCCCTGGATGACAAGATGGTGTGTAAGCTGAGTTAAACAAATGCTTTCTTTTCACAGATCCAAAAGTTTCTATGTGCACAGTCTGCATCATCCCAGCTGTTTGTATCTGTGAAGTACTTTGTTTCTACACAGTCCTGTTTTTCTCCATGACTTGGCTCCCCGCGGTGCCAGAAGctgaaaataaaccaaaaagaaaCACGAACCAGTAAGCAATTAATGAACAGGAACACACAGAATGTGACCAAGGTAAACttaaatgatgtaaaatcaAAAACATTTCTCTAAAAACTTGACATTGTAGTCATAAAAATCTAGTCAGCTACTATTGTACCTTGAAAGAGGTGTTAGTTTCAAATTAAAGATTGCTTTAGTTTGAATGAATATTTATATGAACCTTGTAGTCAACGGGGTCCCATCAACCCACTTCCACCTGTCCTCTGCCTCTTTGTCAGTCAGGCCAATCCATGTTATCCTCCGATATTGATTTAAGAATTCCTTGtttttaaagagaaacaaacaataataaacacatattttaccAATTTCTGTGatcctgtacacacacacacacacacacacacacacacacacacacatacacacacacctgttcttCTTTGGTGTTGATAATCAGCAGGTCTGCCCCTTTGTCCAGACAGTCACTTCTACTGTTATACCAGTTGTCCATATGTGAAGAAACATAGTAGAAACTTCCACTGAAATACAAGAATCCTTGTTGGGAGTAGTCATCTgtgaacaacaaaaaaaaacaaaatcttctATACGccaacaacaagaagaaaaaaatacatttccaatCAAGAATCAAAGTTGCCTTAtattatttgaagaaaaaaaaacaggtattATAAAGAAATCTGTGCCAGAACAGAAAGATGATTTATTACAGGTTTGAAAGTAAAgtgttataaatgttttaaacagcagcagaaacctACAGAGTCATAAGACACTTGAACTGGCTGCAATCTTCAATCTTCTCTGTTGCTCATGTTGTCAGGTGTGAGAAATGGACTGCAGAACTTTGTGTGACTGCTTGGAGCAGTTTAGTTTTCACACTTACCCAAATCAGACAGTTTCCTCTGCAGCTCATCTCTCTCCTCAGTGAGAGTTTTAATGCTGGCCTCCATGTCCAGTGTCATCTTCTCTGAGAGCACAAAGAGTAATATGAAGCCGCCATGAAACAGCATCAAAACATGACCACAGCTAAAGCAAGTCTGTGAACTGTTGATTAAAGAACTAAAGATCTTAATAATCAACAAACGTGACAAAGCGTGACTTTCACATTAGCTGATGAGTAGTCGTCTGACACAACAGCACATCATATCAATATCATGACTTTCAGCACGCATATCAATCTTCTCTGCTGCTTATGTTGTCAGGTGTGAGAAATGGACTGTAGAACTTTGTGTGACTGCTTGGTGCAGTTTTGTTTTCACACTTACCCAAATCAGTCAATTTCCTCTGCAGCTCGTCTCTCTCGCTGGTCAGGTTGGCAAATTCTGCCAACACTTGATTTCTTTCCATGATCCAGTTGCTTTTGTCTTGACTGGCTGCCATAGCAAGAGACCAACATGGATCTATTACTCACATCATATATTTGGGTAATGTATCATAGTTGACTAGATGAATTTGGAAAACGTACATAGGACCAGCAGGACAATGACTgcaatgaggaggagaagacacaacagacccacacacactgcaacagcCTTGAGAGGGTTTCTCTTGGTTGAACTTTCATAGACTGGAATATCTGTGGGAAAAAATGATTTGTGTTAGTTAGACTTAATTTCAGCCCTACTATAATTTaggattttcttttaaagaacGGGTTCACAAAtgttcaagtgtgtcttaaaaaaggtggtcaggtgtcaggtgtccaCATCAACactcctgttcatattgaccattagaagatctcctTCAAAAGTGTCTACAATGTATATAAAGgttaaatgataatataatataagacttcagctgtctgagttagtcagaagtggatatcttccacagttacagCCTTTTCAGTCTAGGGAGTTTGTCCCAAAAAAGAGTTACATTAGTGTACATGTGTATGAACAAGGAGCGATGACAGCGAGAAAAACAATCATTGTTCAACTGGATACTTGAcaattgttttaagacacacttgaaaaaatgtgaacctgtcctttaataaaatgttatgatATGGAGTTCTTCtttcttaaaaatgaattattacaGTTAGTTTACACAATTTTACAAAATGCCATGGCTTTGTAGGCAGACCGTTTTTATATCCACTTTTTAGCCACAATTcatatcaaaaaaaaaactaaatgtatcgacataaaatgtaacattacaAATACATTGAATAAGTAGGTAATCTTACAGTTATGTTATCCTATGTACTGTATTATAACatatgagacacacacagacagacagacagacagattgatACTTTGTTGGTCCTCAATGGCATCCTGTAAATTtggattcctctctctccaAAATTCGTCATCAACGACATAAACATTCCCAGCATTATCACAGGAGTCtgcttttccatccttcttatATGTAACTTTTTTGGTGAGGTCAGACATCACTGCACAGTCTCTCTACACTACCGACAATGTTTGGCTGCCAGATGTACTGTGTTTTTCTTGGACCAGTCCTATGAGAAAACAAGTGGATTTTAGTATTTATATGACTGTAGAAA
This window harbors:
- the LOC128380798 gene encoding CD209 antigen-like protein E → MERNQVLAEFANLTSERDELQRKLTDLEKMTLDMEASIKTLTEERDELQRKLSDLDDYSQQGFLYFSGSFYYVSSHMDNWYNSRSDCLDKGADLLIINTKEEQEFLNQYRRITWIGLTDKEAEDRWKWVDGTPLTTSFWHRGEPSHGEKQDCVETKYFTDTNSWDDADCAHRNFWICEKKAFV